The Methanobacterium lacus genome includes a region encoding these proteins:
- a CDS encoding Mur ligase family protein, with amino-acid sequence MKCLVIGAGNAGRPVARILNYVGNSILMTDRKKMNEFPQKVQETLKIMENEGVELAFDFDNFESLKSEEIEYAYVAPTVPLNAPVWEFLAEKNIEVLSNEYISDIINKQLEIDTIGITGTLGKTSTTHTVAEIFRAAGYNVWSCSSRMGNLLSEVIVDGIVNGLHKSNDVAVLELPHGTSRLMSKVELKVGIITNIFPDHLDEFDYSMEKYVERKLFITQSSEILISGIQCKENIESFRDDVIYYCHEHELCKVQGTLENGLLNINYNIPELGLEGNFNTPFKLRGYYFDNSIGAAAAALAYGISEESIKKGLSNFKGIEGHMEYIGNYKDREVHFDAAFVPAGLINTLESFDSENLVVVVDNPDSTNPRDKVKVGEVIGKYAKVIICSGYNETTKKFDVKAANDVIKGAQKSPAIKLATEDMFVAGELAIKHSEPGDIVVHVGPGAITNYDDLKFKMMSGIKEGCKKYD; translated from the coding sequence ATTCCCTCAAAAAGTGCAAGAAACCCTAAAAATAATGGAAAATGAGGGTGTGGAATTAGCGTTTGATTTTGATAATTTTGAGAGTTTAAAATCTGAAGAAATTGAATATGCATATGTGGCCCCAACTGTGCCTCTGAATGCTCCGGTATGGGAGTTTTTAGCTGAGAAGAATATTGAGGTGTTGAGCAACGAATATATTTCAGATATCATCAATAAACAGCTTGAAATTGATACAATTGGGATAACAGGAACACTTGGAAAAACTAGCACAACCCACACAGTGGCAGAAATTTTCAGAGCTGCAGGTTACAATGTTTGGTCGTGTTCTTCAAGGATGGGAAACCTGTTGAGCGAAGTGATTGTTGATGGAATAGTTAATGGACTTCATAAAAGCAACGATGTTGCCGTGCTTGAACTGCCCCATGGAACATCCAGGTTGATGTCCAAGGTGGAGCTCAAAGTGGGAATCATAACCAACATCTTTCCAGATCATCTTGACGAGTTCGATTATTCAATGGAGAAGTATGTTGAAAGGAAATTATTCATCACCCAATCCAGTGAAATTCTTATTTCAGGTATTCAATGCAAGGAAAACATAGAATCATTCAGGGACGATGTCATTTACTACTGTCATGAGCATGAGCTTTGCAAGGTTCAGGGAACTTTGGAAAATGGTCTGCTCAATATAAATTACAACATTCCAGAATTGGGATTGGAAGGTAATTTCAACACCCCATTCAAACTCAGGGGATACTACTTCGATAATTCCATTGGAGCTGCAGCAGCAGCGCTTGCATACGGAATCAGCGAAGAATCTATAAAAAAGGGGTTATCTAATTTTAAAGGTATTGAAGGACATATGGAATACATTGGAAATTATAAGGACAGGGAAGTTCATTTTGATGCCGCCTTTGTACCTGCAGGACTTATAAATACCCTTGAAAGCTTTGATAGCGAGAATTTAGTTGTGGTGGTGGATAACCCTGACAGCACCAATCCTCGGGACAAGGTTAAGGTGGGTGAAGTCATTGGCAAATATGCTAAGGTAATAATCTGCAGCGGATACAACGAAACAACTAAAAAGTTTGATGTGAAAGCAGCAAACGATGTTATTAAGGGGGCTCAAAAATCACCGGCTATAAAGTTAGCGACCGAAGACATGTTTGTTGCAGGAGAACTCGCAATCAAACACTCAGAACCAGGTGATATTGTAGTCCATGTTGGGCCTGGAGCCATCACCAACTACGATGATCTCAAATTTAAAATGATGTCAGGCATTAAAGAAGGGTGTAAAAAATATGATTAA
- a CDS encoding Mur ligase family protein: MINSENRQKPVYGVVGICGVVGNLVSRMLMDKKFRVMGTDMSPAKGCTFLYTLEDYDFPKFLENHPESFFSDSDIIIPPPSLGEDSELFKLISEHGNDVMTVDDCLNQFKPDKPVLCVSGTNGKTTTTTLLKHICRTMDLKPTEHGFIKLQGNIDYIPPLQARLKGDVAVLETGTFGNTGDLEIMMKRCEPDCGVLTNINPDHLDKTHDFINYARIKGEFVDYFQKKKLIINSDDPTVWGLIKNPDSVIKFGVDTTTEDVGYKECWCGNEIEINETITGSGYYQCECGLKRPEPDYLAFDVEESEGRFKLKTPDSVFEVKMKLIGLHNVYNVTGAIVAAREYFNLPMDKILTAVETFEGVSGRIEHLFTHEEMEVILDYGHNPAGIETVLRELKKVYETITVVLTVSSESGEHGDVEIFDKVLKFGDFIVPASHASRVVAETKVEEIESGKIVLTSESVVKFDKTGTLGASSDQVLDGMKTGLKCKSSALICLGEAAFKYKKSILELK; this comes from the coding sequence ATGATTAACTCTGAAAACAGGCAGAAACCTGTTTACGGTGTGGTAGGAATCTGTGGAGTTGTTGGAAACCTAGTTTCCAGGATGTTGATGGACAAAAAATTCAGGGTTATGGGAACAGATATGAGCCCGGCCAAAGGATGCACATTTTTGTACACACTCGAAGATTATGATTTTCCCAAATTCCTAGAAAACCATCCCGAATCATTTTTTAGTGATTCAGACATCATCATACCGCCACCCAGCCTAGGTGAAGATTCAGAGTTATTCAAGCTAATTTCAGAACATGGCAATGATGTTATGACTGTGGATGATTGTTTAAACCAGTTTAAACCAGATAAACCAGTTCTGTGTGTCAGTGGAACCAATGGAAAAACAACCACCACAACGCTGCTTAAACATATATGCCGAACTATGGACCTTAAACCAACGGAACATGGTTTCATCAAACTTCAAGGAAACATAGATTACATTCCTCCACTGCAGGCCAGGTTGAAGGGAGATGTTGCAGTTCTTGAAACAGGAACCTTTGGAAACACTGGTGACCTGGAAATTATGATGAAACGCTGCGAACCTGATTGTGGTGTTTTAACAAATATTAACCCCGACCATCTGGATAAAACCCATGATTTTATTAACTACGCCCGGATCAAAGGAGAATTTGTGGACTACTTCCAGAAGAAGAAACTCATCATCAACTCAGACGATCCAACAGTGTGGGGTTTGATAAAAAACCCAGATTCTGTGATAAAGTTTGGAGTGGATACAACGACTGAAGATGTGGGTTACAAGGAATGCTGGTGTGGTAATGAAATTGAGATCAACGAAACAATAACAGGATCAGGCTACTACCAATGTGAATGTGGACTCAAACGTCCCGAACCAGATTACCTTGCATTTGATGTTGAAGAATCTGAGGGAAGGTTCAAACTCAAAACACCAGATTCTGTTTTTGAAGTGAAAATGAAGCTCATCGGACTTCACAATGTTTACAATGTCACAGGTGCAATTGTGGCTGCAAGGGAATATTTCAACCTGCCCATGGACAAAATTCTCACTGCAGTTGAAACCTTTGAAGGGGTTTCCGGAAGAATTGAACATCTCTTCACCCATGAAGAAATGGAAGTTATCCTCGATTATGGACACAACCCCGCAGGAATTGAAACTGTTTTAAGAGAGCTTAAAAAGGTTTATGAAACCATAACAGTAGTTTTAACAGTTTCTTCCGAATCAGGTGAACATGGAGACGTGGAAATATTTGATAAAGTGTTGAAGTTTGGAGATTTCATAGTTCCAGCATCCCATGCATCCAGAGTAGTTGCAGAAACCAAGGTTGAAGAAATTGAATCTGGAAAAATTGTGCTGACAAGTGAATCCGTGGTTAAATTCGATAAAACTGGAACACTCGGCGCAAGTTCAGACCAAGTGTTAGATGGGATGAAAACTGGTTTGAAATGTAAATCTTCAGCATTAATATGTCTTGGAGAAGCCGCATTCAAGTATAAAAAATCAATTTTAGAATTGAAATAG
- a CDS encoding DUF356 domain-containing protein yields MALILIRAEDQSKLLNTLADIERHAGLKISGKPRIMDSKKADNIATKILKQKIRSRSAIAVLVKVVDDTTKSIVHIRKIHPPAHVVVISEEYAEFKELEANFNKLSPLRGYYSHKSEKSSDSKKED; encoded by the coding sequence ATGGCATTAATTTTAATAAGAGCAGAAGACCAAAGTAAACTTTTAAACACCCTCGCAGATATCGAGAGACATGCTGGCCTGAAAATTAGTGGTAAACCCAGGATCATGGATTCAAAAAAGGCAGATAACATAGCAACTAAAATTTTGAAACAAAAGATAAGATCCAGATCAGCCATAGCAGTTCTTGTGAAGGTGGTTGACGACACAACCAAGAGCATAGTTCACATCAGAAAAATACATCCACCAGCACATGTAGTGGTCATAAGCGAGGAATATGCGGAATTTAAAGAATTAGAAGCTAATTTCAATAAATTAAGTCCCCTGAGAGGATATTATTCCCATAAGAGTGAAAAATCTTCTGATTCTAAAAAAGAAGATTGA
- a CDS encoding multiprotein bridging factor aMBF1 yields the protein MRCEICGKKLVEEPLKTKIDGSIMLTCKECSKFGKVQKEPPKPKRRGAPRGSSGTRRTSRPQEPTEEVIENFNQLVRNAREKKGWSREELGEKLYEKASVISRIESGKMVPDIKLAKKLEKTLKVVLIEKNDGTAMDELAHAKVREATIGDIARIKKN from the coding sequence ATGAGATGCGAGATATGTGGAAAAAAACTAGTTGAAGAACCATTGAAAACTAAAATTGATGGTTCAATCATGCTTACTTGTAAAGAATGCTCAAAGTTTGGTAAAGTTCAAAAAGAACCTCCTAAACCAAAGAGAAGAGGAGCTCCAAGGGGTTCTAGTGGGACCAGAAGAACTTCACGACCACAGGAACCTACCGAGGAAGTTATTGAAAATTTCAATCAGTTAGTGCGTAATGCCCGTGAAAAAAAGGGTTGGTCTCGTGAAGAACTTGGTGAAAAGCTGTATGAAAAGGCTTCAGTCATAAGCAGAATAGAATCCGGTAAAATGGTTCCAGATATTAAACTTGCAAAGAAACTCGAGAAAACACTGAAAGTGGTTCTTATAGAAAAGAATGATGGGACAGCAATGGATGAACTGGCTCATGCAAAGGTTAGAGAAGCAACAATAGGGGATATTGCTAGAATAAAAAAGAACTAA
- a CDS encoding proteasome-activating nucleotidase, whose protein sequence is MENMSPNVLKKIEDLKKEIKILKEDNTKTKRNLMWKVRKLEKDKVLIENEKMRLDREVKSLRGEIERFRSPPLVIATVTEVLDDGRVVVKSSTGPNFVIGYSRFLDEKSLEPGVRVALNQQTFSIVHVLPSEKDPLVTGMEVDEKPDVEYAQIGGLEEQVVEIKETVELPLKKPELFTNIGIEPPKGVLLYGPPGTGKTLLAKAVAHETNATFIKIVASEFVKKYIGEGARLVRGVFELAKEKSPSIIFIDEIDAIAAKRLKSSTSGDREVQRTLMQLLAEMDGFEGRGDVGIVAATNRPDILDPALLRPGRFDRFIEVPIPNEDGRMEILKIHTKNMSLDEDVDVRLVASLSEGASGADLKAICTESGMFAIREERTTVTMNDFMDAIDKIVGMEHDEEMKKEAGVMFG, encoded by the coding sequence ATGGAAAACATGTCCCCAAATGTACTGAAAAAAATTGAAGACCTTAAAAAGGAGATAAAAATCCTTAAAGAGGACAACACCAAAACCAAACGTAACCTTATGTGGAAGGTTAGAAAACTTGAAAAGGATAAGGTCCTCATTGAAAATGAAAAAATGAGGCTCGATAGGGAGGTCAAATCTCTCAGGGGCGAAATTGAAAGATTCAGATCACCACCTTTAGTTATTGCAACAGTAACTGAAGTATTAGACGACGGGAGAGTTGTGGTTAAAAGCAGCACAGGCCCTAATTTTGTTATTGGATATTCAAGATTCTTAGATGAAAAGTCACTTGAACCTGGGGTTCGTGTGGCTCTTAACCAGCAGACATTTAGCATAGTGCATGTACTGCCATCAGAAAAGGACCCACTAGTTACAGGTATGGAAGTTGATGAAAAACCAGATGTTGAGTATGCTCAAATAGGTGGATTAGAGGAACAGGTCGTTGAGATCAAAGAAACTGTTGAACTTCCACTTAAAAAACCAGAGCTGTTCACCAACATTGGTATCGAACCTCCGAAGGGAGTTCTACTTTACGGACCTCCAGGAACTGGAAAAACTTTACTTGCCAAGGCAGTTGCCCACGAAACCAATGCAACCTTCATAAAAATTGTTGCATCTGAATTCGTTAAAAAATACATTGGTGAAGGTGCCAGACTTGTTAGGGGTGTTTTCGAACTTGCAAAGGAAAAATCACCGAGTATCATTTTCATCGATGAGATAGATGCTATAGCAGCCAAAAGACTGAAAAGTTCCACCAGTGGAGACAGAGAGGTTCAGAGAACTCTTATGCAGTTACTAGCAGAGATGGACGGATTTGAAGGTAGGGGTGATGTTGGAATTGTTGCAGCAACCAACAGACCGGACATATTAGACCCTGCACTTTTAAGACCTGGTCGTTTCGATAGATTCATCGAAGTTCCTATTCCAAACGAGGACGGCAGAATGGAAATACTCAAAATCCACACCAAAAATATGTCCCTAGATGAAGATGTGGACGTTAGACTTGTTGCATCACTTTCAGAGGGTGCTTCAGGTGCGGATCTTAAGGCCATCTGTACAGAATCCGGTATGTTCGCAATAAGAGAAGAAAGAACAACCGTTACAATGAACGATTTCATGGACGCTATTGATAAAATAGTGGGTATGGAACACGACGAAGAGATGAAAAAAGAAGCAGGCGTAATGTTTGGATGA
- the cobK gene encoding precorrin-6A reductase, translating to MNVMVMSGTSDAVKIINYLHAIDDTVITATTTTSYGAKLASDAGADEVKVGGLGVEAMVELIQQKEIDLLLDATHPFASQATETALDAANSAKIEYLRFERPATQHHTIKGIHVVKDFKEASKTASELVSKTKNGRIMHLAGVSTLPQVLEKISAHSIIVRVLPAVYSINKCLELGIPSENIVAMQGTFSSDFNRALMEEFNVNVVITKESGESGGTLSKLEAASQLEIPVVMVKRPEIKQLKKSKVYSDIPELINEVKRFKSNLG from the coding sequence ATGAATGTTATGGTGATGTCTGGTACATCAGATGCAGTCAAGATAATCAACTATCTTCATGCCATTGATGATACTGTGATCACCGCAACAACAACAACCAGTTACGGTGCGAAACTTGCATCTGATGCAGGTGCCGATGAAGTAAAGGTGGGTGGGCTGGGAGTTGAAGCCATGGTTGAACTTATTCAACAAAAAGAAATAGATCTTCTCCTTGATGCCACACATCCATTCGCATCCCAAGCAACAGAAACTGCTCTAGACGCAGCTAACAGTGCAAAAATTGAGTACCTCAGATTTGAAAGACCCGCAACCCAGCACCATACAATCAAAGGCATCCATGTTGTGAAAGATTTTAAGGAAGCTTCCAAAACTGCATCTGAACTAGTTTCCAAAACAAAAAATGGGAGGATAATGCATCTTGCAGGTGTATCCACACTTCCGCAGGTGTTAGAAAAGATCTCAGCACATTCAATTATTGTAAGGGTGCTTCCAGCTGTTTACTCCATAAACAAATGTCTTGAACTGGGAATTCCGAGTGAAAATATCGTTGCAATGCAGGGAACATTCTCATCAGACTTTAACAGGGCACTCATGGAAGAATTCAACGTGAACGTGGTAATAACCAAGGAAAGCGGAGAATCTGGAGGAACATTATCTAAATTAGAAGCAGCATCCCAACTTGAAATCCCGGTTGTAATGGTTAAAAGGCCAGAAATTAAACAACTCAAAAAATCTAAGGTTTACTCAGATATTCCTGAATTGATCAACGAAGTAAAAAGGTTTAAATCTAATTTAGGTTGA
- a CDS encoding calcium-translocating P-type ATPase, PMCA-type, giving the protein MKWQIKTTEETLDMVKSDYNGLKSDEIPDRMAKYGKNELVEEEKAGPITKFFNQFKDFLIILLIVAAIAAAFIGDTTDAAVILLVVVLNAVIGFVQENRAENAMAQLKNMTTVTAVVVRDGEVQSVDANQLTVGDVVIIEEGDSIPADIRMLEAHDLMVDESALTGESKPSNKVENTVSEDETSNLAFMDTYVSKGRGRGVVVEVGMNTAIGRIAEMIQVEDEKTPLQDRIHGLGKLMGLIALVVCTGIFALQFFKGVPIVENFMTAVSLAVAAVPEGLPAILTLTLALGMQRMARRNAVVRKLLAVETLGSCTTICTDKTGTLTKNKMTVRETSIKSSEMALTISALCNNSHISEGKIIGDPTDGAILLYAEENGYKREELEKTHERLYELPLDSERKRMTTVNNFQNKRYVLVKGAPEIILEKSNYLEENGEVQDLTTENKSQAMDELKTMTSKALRVIAMAYRIMDDSEDLEGNNSLEEDLIYVGMVGMMDPPRQEAKIAVEQCEKAGINVVMITGDNKDTAAAIASELGILKDGKVLTGPELEKISDDEFREVVNTVNVYARVFPEQKVRIVEALKSRGQVVAMTGDGVNDAPALKRAAIGVAMGSGTDVAKESSDMLLQDDNFATIVDAVEEGRTIFDNIKRFVKFQLSTNIGAILTITSASLMNLPIPFNPIQILWINIIMDGPPAQSLGVEPSEPDVMERPPTTGNIISRRNLIRMAIAGVVMSIGTLLLYTYKLNSGATTIEAMTVAFTVFVMYQIFNVFNCKAKGKLPNKTLLIAVAASFLLQVCAIYVPFLQHIFKTTAITGLDWLMIVCVALTIFISEFVSEKVIK; this is encoded by the coding sequence ATGAAATGGCAGATTAAAACAACGGAAGAAACCCTAGATATGGTAAAATCAGATTACAATGGGTTAAAATCCGATGAAATACCCGATAGAATGGCTAAATACGGGAAGAACGAACTTGTTGAGGAAGAAAAGGCAGGTCCAATAACCAAATTTTTCAACCAATTCAAGGACTTCCTAATCATACTACTTATTGTGGCGGCCATAGCCGCAGCATTCATAGGAGACACAACAGATGCAGCAGTTATTCTTTTAGTAGTTGTTTTAAATGCAGTTATAGGATTTGTACAGGAAAACAGGGCCGAAAATGCCATGGCACAACTGAAAAACATGACCACTGTAACTGCAGTTGTGGTGAGGGACGGTGAAGTTCAGAGCGTAGATGCCAACCAACTCACAGTTGGTGACGTTGTGATCATTGAAGAGGGTGACAGCATACCTGCAGACATCAGGATGTTAGAAGCCCATGATTTAATGGTGGATGAATCTGCACTCACAGGAGAATCAAAACCATCCAACAAAGTTGAAAACACCGTTTCAGAGGATGAAACTTCAAACCTAGCATTCATGGATACCTACGTATCCAAGGGAAGGGGAAGGGGAGTTGTTGTAGAGGTTGGAATGAACACTGCCATTGGAAGAATTGCTGAAATGATCCAGGTCGAGGATGAGAAAACACCACTCCAAGACAGGATACATGGCCTTGGCAAATTAATGGGACTCATTGCCCTGGTTGTTTGTACTGGAATATTTGCACTCCAATTCTTCAAGGGAGTGCCAATAGTTGAAAATTTCATGACAGCAGTTTCATTGGCAGTTGCAGCAGTTCCAGAGGGATTACCTGCAATATTAACCCTCACACTCGCACTTGGAATGCAGAGAATGGCCCGAAGAAATGCTGTTGTACGCAAACTCCTTGCAGTGGAAACCCTGGGATCGTGTACCACCATATGTACAGATAAAACAGGAACCCTAACCAAGAACAAGATGACTGTGCGTGAAACCAGTATTAAATCGTCTGAAATGGCTTTAACCATATCTGCACTTTGTAACAATTCCCATATCTCCGAGGGAAAGATCATTGGTGATCCAACAGATGGGGCAATACTGTTGTATGCTGAGGAAAATGGCTACAAACGGGAAGAACTTGAAAAAACACATGAACGTCTCTATGAACTGCCCCTGGACAGTGAAAGAAAAAGAATGACCACGGTGAACAACTTCCAAAATAAGAGGTACGTACTTGTTAAGGGAGCCCCTGAGATCATCTTGGAAAAATCCAACTACCTAGAAGAGAATGGAGAAGTCCAAGACTTAACAACAGAAAATAAATCTCAAGCCATGGATGAACTTAAAACCATGACCTCCAAGGCATTGAGAGTTATTGCAATGGCCTACCGGATCATGGATGATTCAGAGGATTTAGAGGGTAACAATTCATTGGAGGAGGATCTGATCTACGTTGGAATGGTTGGAATGATGGATCCTCCGAGGCAAGAAGCTAAGATAGCAGTTGAACAGTGTGAAAAGGCAGGAATAAATGTGGTCATGATCACAGGTGACAACAAAGACACTGCAGCTGCAATTGCTTCAGAACTTGGAATTCTTAAAGATGGAAAGGTTTTAACAGGACCGGAACTTGAAAAAATTAGTGATGATGAGTTCAGGGAAGTTGTGAACACTGTAAATGTTTACGCAAGGGTATTTCCAGAACAGAAGGTGAGAATTGTGGAGGCCCTTAAATCCAGAGGACAAGTAGTGGCCATGACTGGAGATGGTGTGAATGATGCTCCTGCTCTCAAAAGGGCTGCTATTGGTGTGGCCATGGGTTCAGGTACAGATGTTGCAAAGGAATCTAGTGACATGCTGCTTCAAGACGATAACTTTGCAACCATAGTGGATGCTGTGGAAGAGGGACGTACCATATTTGACAACATAAAAAGATTCGTTAAATTCCAACTGTCAACCAACATAGGTGCCATACTCACCATAACCTCGGCCTCATTAATGAACTTACCAATACCATTCAATCCAATCCAGATTTTGTGGATAAACATAATAATGGACGGTCCTCCAGCCCAGTCACTGGGTGTTGAACCATCAGAACCCGATGTCATGGAAAGACCACCAACAACCGGCAACATCATCTCAAGAAGAAACCTCATTAGAATGGCCATTGCAGGCGTAGTAATGAGCATAGGAACCCTTCTTCTGTACACCTACAAACTCAACAGCGGTGCAACAACCATAGAAGCCATGACAGTTGCATTCACAGTGTTTGTCATGTATCAGATATTCAATGTATTCAACTGCAAGGCCAAGGGCAAACTTCCAAACAAAACCCTACTCATAGCAGTTGCAGCATCTTTCCTTTTACAGGTGTGTGCCATCTACGTTCCATTCCTCCAGCACATATTCAAAACAACCGCCATCACTGGTTTGGATTGGCTCATGATTGTGTGCGTTGCCTTGACAATATTCATTTCAGAGTTCGTGAGTGAAAAGGTGATAAAATGA
- a CDS encoding UPF0146 family protein, whose amino-acid sequence MWKDFSEYIITNYKDASKIVEVGMGNFPRVALTLQEHLNMDIIMTDIKPYHPTVTVDDINDPDLEIYRGASLIYSIRPPEELQKPIKTVADTVGADIIIKPFLTESFLNDKKFKLINYKTAIFYKKCNNEMAD is encoded by the coding sequence ATGTGGAAAGATTTTTCAGAATACATCATTACAAATTACAAAGATGCTTCAAAGATAGTTGAGGTCGGTATGGGAAATTTCCCAAGGGTTGCCCTCACACTGCAAGAACATCTTAACATGGATATCATCATGACAGATATTAAACCTTACCATCCAACGGTGACGGTAGATGATATCAACGATCCAGACTTGGAAATATACAGGGGTGCTTCGCTTATCTACTCAATAAGGCCTCCAGAAGAACTTCAAAAGCCTATAAAAACAGTAGCTGATACTGTGGGTGCAGATATTATTATAAAACCCTTTTTAACAGAATCTTTTTTGAACGATAAAAAATTTAAACTCATAAATTACAAAACAGCAATATTTTACAAGAAGTGTAATAATGAAATGGCAGATTAA
- the rimI gene encoding ribosomal protein S18-alanine N-acetyltransferase, protein MIIREFKRQDIKRVLEIEKASFNDPYPPNILIDIYNLGAGFLVAQENNRIVGYIIFWIKYEDEGHIISIAVDKNFRRLEVGTKLVEASIESFKKFSVKILKLEVRVGNTGARKFYSKIGFKEYKVVEDYYEDLEDAVIMTKPMK, encoded by the coding sequence ATGATAATAAGAGAATTTAAACGTCAGGACATAAAAAGAGTCCTAGAAATTGAGAAGGCATCCTTCAATGATCCCTACCCTCCAAACATTCTCATTGATATTTACAATTTAGGTGCTGGATTTCTAGTTGCCCAGGAAAATAATAGGATTGTAGGGTATATTATATTTTGGATCAAATATGAAGATGAAGGCCATATCATTTCAATTGCTGTGGATAAAAATTTCAGAAGACTTGAGGTTGGTACCAAACTTGTGGAAGCCAGCATAGAATCCTTCAAAAAATTCAGTGTAAAGATACTGAAACTCGAGGTAAGGGTAGGAAATACAGGTGCCAGAAAATTCTATTCTAAAATTGGATTCAAGGAATATAAGGTTGTTGAAGATTACTACGAAGATTTAGAAGACGCTGTAATCATGACCAAACCCATGAAGTAG